A genomic window from Cupriavidus basilensis includes:
- the argF gene encoding ornithine carbamoyltransferase produces the protein MSPTSIKHYLQFSDLTPDEYEYLLDRARILKTKFKNYETWHPLHDRTLSMIFEKNSTRTRLSFEAGIHQLGGHAVFLNTRDSQLGRGEPIEDAAQVISRMVDIIMIRTFGQEIIERFAAHSRVPVINGLTNEYHPCQVLADVFTYIEQRGSIRGKTVAWIGDANNMAYTWIQAAERLGFTFHFSAPPGYQLDPAMVPATAAHLVKVFDDPLTACQGADLVTTDVWTSMGYEAENDARKRAFQNWMVTTAMMDRAGDDALFMHCLPAHRGEEVEAAVIDGPKSVVWEEAENRLHVQKALMEYLLCGRY, from the coding sequence ATGAGCCCAACTTCGATCAAGCATTACCTCCAGTTCAGCGACCTGACTCCCGACGAGTACGAGTACCTGCTGGACCGCGCACGGATTCTGAAGACCAAGTTCAAGAACTACGAGACATGGCATCCGTTGCACGACCGCACGCTGTCCATGATCTTCGAGAAAAACTCGACTCGTACGCGCTTGTCGTTCGAGGCCGGCATCCACCAGCTCGGTGGCCATGCCGTCTTCCTCAATACCCGCGACTCCCAGCTGGGGCGCGGCGAGCCGATCGAGGATGCGGCGCAGGTGATCTCGCGCATGGTCGACATCATCATGATCCGCACCTTCGGCCAGGAAATCATCGAGCGTTTCGCCGCGCATTCGCGCGTGCCGGTGATCAACGGGCTGACCAACGAATACCATCCCTGCCAGGTGCTGGCCGATGTCTTCACGTACATCGAGCAGCGTGGCAGCATCCGCGGCAAGACCGTCGCATGGATCGGTGACGCTAACAATATGGCCTACACCTGGATCCAGGCGGCAGAGCGCCTCGGCTTCACGTTCCATTTCTCCGCGCCTCCCGGCTATCAGCTCGATCCCGCCATGGTGCCGGCAACGGCTGCTCATCTGGTCAAGGTGTTCGACGATCCGCTGACCGCCTGCCAGGGTGCCGACCTGGTCACCACCGACGTGTGGACCAGCATGGGCTACGAGGCCGAGAACGACGCCCGCAAGCGCGCCTTCCAGAACTGGATGGTGACTACCGCCATGATGGATCGCGCTGGCGACGATGCCCTGTTCATGCACTGCCTGCCTGCCCACCGCGGCGAGGAAGTCGAGGCCGCCGTGATCGACGGCCCCAAGAGTGTGGTCTGGGAAGAGGCTGAGAACCGCCTGCATGTGCAAAAGGCGCTGATGGAATACCTGCTCTGCGGGCGCTACTGA
- the rpsT gene encoding 30S ribosomal protein S20, with the protein MANSAQARKRARQAVAQNAHNSSLRSRLRTAVKAVRKAIEAGDKAAAAEIFKNSQSIIDAIADKKIVHKNKAARHKSRLSSAIKSMAA; encoded by the coding sequence ATGGCAAATTCCGCACAAGCTCGCAAGCGCGCGCGCCAGGCCGTCGCCCAGAACGCCCACAACTCCAGCCTGCGTTCGCGTCTGCGTACCGCAGTGAAGGCTGTTCGCAAGGCGATCGAAGCCGGCGACAAGGCTGCTGCTGCCGAGATCTTCAAGAACTCGCAATCGATCATCGACGCTATCGCCGACAAGAAGATCGTGCACAAGAACAAGGCTGCACGCCACAAGTCGCGCCTGTCGTCGGCTATCAAGTCGATGGCTGCCTGA
- a CDS encoding DUF3579 domain-containing protein, producing MNPTVREYFIQGITKEGKTFRPSDWAERLCGVMAQFRPEGDTGDPRITYSPYVRPVIAGGLKSVVVDARLRDIEPKALDFVLNFARDNNLQLVEACSLE from the coding sequence ATGAATCCCACAGTTCGCGAATACTTCATCCAAGGCATCACCAAGGAAGGCAAGACCTTCCGCCCAAGCGACTGGGCTGAACGACTGTGCGGCGTGATGGCGCAATTCCGCCCCGAAGGCGACACCGGCGACCCCCGCATTACTTACTCACCTTACGTGCGGCCAGTGATAGCTGGCGGATTGAAGAGCGTGGTGGTCGATGCGCGGCTGCGCGACATCGAGCCCAAAGCGCTCGACTTCGTGCTCAACTTCGCCCGCGACAACAACCTGCAACTGGTCGAGGCCTGCTCGCTGGAGTGA